The Treponema phagedenis DNA segment CCATTTATCAAGTCTTCGATGATATCCGGTGGTTGCAGCTCTTCATATTTTTTTGAAAAACATACAAACATGTTTGATTGAACATGTATCAACTCATCTCCCGTTTTTATGCTTTCGCATAATTTTTGCATTAAAGTTAATTGATAATCGTTCATGGTATATAGAATAACGGGACATTCACAACTAACTTTTGGAGAAAACATGCCGATACATATAGCAACAATTGACACTTGCTAATGGCATGTCAAGTTAACTTTGTGTAATCTTGCATATGTTTTGATGTGCAAAGAGAATTATTATTTACTATTATGTTGTGTTTTGTAGAGCGGATGTGTGCTTGTGTGGTGTTTGGGTTTTCGTTTGGAAATAACAAAGTGGCTTTACGTAAGCCGCTTTGTTATGGTCTAATCAAAACATGTATTTAAATTTCGGAAGCATCATTTTGCGGTTTTTCATCAGCCTGCACCAAAGGAGTTTCGGCTTCTTCTTTTCCGTTACCGTTAAGAGAAGAAAGGTTTCCTTCCGCTTTAATGATTTCGTTGTACTCATCAAATTCGATGGTTTCTTTTTCCAGCAGCCGCTCCGCAATGTAGGTAAGCAAATCCTTTTTTTCGGTCAAAAGATTTGTAACCCTTTGATACCGCTCTTCCATAACTCGTGCAACTTCTTCATCAACATATTGTTGCGTTGATTCCGAATATTCTCTTACCAACTGCGGGTCTCCCGCACCATAGCCTGAACCGCGCTTAGTCAAGGCAACATTCTTAAATTTATCGCTCATTCCGTAATCGGTAATCATGCCGCGAATAATGTCGGATGCTCGTGAAATATCGTTTCCGGCACCGGTAGAAATCTCATTGAATGTTACATCTTCCGCCGCGCGCCCGCCAAGCAATACGTCAACCTCTGCAAGCAACTGTTTTTGCGTTACAATATGCTTATCATCTTCCGGAATGTGAAAGGTGTACCCAAGCGTGGAGGTTCCGCGCGGTATGATTGTAATCTTATGTACCTGATCTGCACCGTCGGTAAAGGTGCTGACAAGCGCATGTCCTGTTTCATGGTATGCAATGACTCTGCGCTCTTCTTCCCTGATTACCCTGCTTTTCTTTTGCAAACCTATCATCGCTTTTTCTACCGCCTCGTCCAAGTCGGTATTAATGACAACCTTTCTGCCCGAACGAACCGCAAGCAAGGCAGCTTCGTTAATAACGTTTGCAAGATCGGCACCGGAATAGCCACTGGTAATACGCGCAACGGCTTTCAGATCAACATCGGGAGAAAGTTTTACATTTTTTGCGTGGATTTTAAGAATAGCTTCCCTACCCTTTACATCGGGACGATCAACCACTACTTGACGGTCAAACCGTCCGGGACGCAACAGAGCCGGATCCAACACATCGGGGCGGTTTGTCGCTGCAAGCAAAATAAGACCGGTTGTGTTATCAAAGCCGTCCATCTCTACCAAAAGCTGGTTAAGGGTTTGCTCACGCTCATCATTGGAATTGATGCTGTTAATCCTGCTCTTACCGATTGCGTCAAGCTCGTCAATAAAAATAATACAGGGAGCCTTTTCCCGTGCCTGCTTAAAAAGATCCCGCACACGGGAAGCCCCGACGCCGACAAACATCTCAACAAAATCGGAACCGCTTATTCTGAAAAAAGGCACGCCTGCTTCGCCGGCAACCGCCCGCGCAAGCAATGTTTTACCGGTACCGGGCGGGCCGACCAACAACACACCGCGCGGTATTTTACCACCTATTTCAGTATACTTTTTTGGATATTTTAAAAAGTCAACCACTTCCATCAACTCTTCTTTTGCCTCATCAACACCAGCAACATCGCTGAATCTTGTGGTAACCTTTCCCTCTTCCACAGCGGCGGAGCGGGCCTGGCCTGCGGAAAAAATACTGCCGCCAAGTCCGTTCATACCGGAAGTCATTCGTTTAAAGAAAAAGCGCCAGATCAACACCAAAATTAAGATTGGAAAAAGATATTGCAGAATATCAAACAAATAGTTTCGCTCTTGCGGCTTTATGCTGTATATTACCCTGCGATCATCCAAAAGCTTTAAAAACCCGTCTGAAAGCACGCCGACTGTTTGATAAGCGGCATCATCGGTGGAATTAAATAAAGAATAAAATGAAGGATTTGTATTTGTATTTTCTTTTGATTTCGTGTATCCGTAAAAATACGAAGGACCCATTCTTACCCGTACAATTTCACCGCTTTCTATTCTATCCTTAAATTCAGAAAACGGAATTGCATTGTCGGTTCTTGTTAAAAGATATTGATTTATAAAAAGTAAGGCTATAAAAACACCTGCAATAATAAGCCATAGCGGCTTTTTATGCTTCGGCTCTTTATCGTTGGGAGAATTAGTATCCTGACCCCGGTTAAAAAAATTAAACGGATCATTCGGATCTTCATTCCTATTTTTCTTATCATTTTCACTCATATGGATTCAAAACACCTCCCTGTATATAATACATAAAACAAGTGAAAAAGTCGAGAGCAAAAGTATAAATTGTCAGAGTCATCGTATGAAGATAGGGAGCGAAAATGTTTAGTTGGGCGTTGCGGTTTGAAATTTTTCAAGGGCCGGCTTAACTTTAACTTTGCCGGAGCCTAACACCTGCAAACCGCCGGCGTACTACGGTCTCCGCTTAAAGCTCCGGCTATTTAGCGGCAGAAATTGCTGCCGCTAAATGATCCGGCCGACAAGTTTTGAAAAACTTGCCGTCCGCCCTCCGTCCGCCTAACGCTGTTGCCCTGCTAAAGTGAAAATTTACTGTTACATGCTTTCCGCAGAAAGATCGCCCCGAAAAAACGCTTAGTTTCATAAGTAGTTTTTCTGCCTTTTATGCTGCCCATCCAACACTTCAGTATGGGGTCATTTTTACGATGCTTACAAAGGGACATCATCATAGAGGTTCAACACATTATAGTAAATTGCCATGGATATTAAAACCAGAACAATTGCAAAACGATGTTTAAAAGCATCAATACAAAATTGTAAAATTGAAGCTTTAAAACTTCGCCGTTGCGCCGTGTCGAACTCCTTTTTATAAATTTTACCTAGTGTAACGTTTTGTAATTAAGTTCCTGTTATAAAAATCGGGGTATCAACAATAAGGGACTGCGGATTTAAGCATTCCTATGGTAAATTGCTCGCCGTTGCGCCGTGTCGAACTCCTTTTTATAAATTTTACCTGGATTATAAAAGCGCCGGCTTTAATAGGGTTGGTATTGTCCGGGTGTATTTCCGCCGCGTACCAAAATAGTGTATAGACATATTTCCATCAAAGCTGTTTGCAATACCGTTCCGGATGATCGAATCTCAAAGTCGGTTTTGTTCAGTAAAGCGATAATTTTTAATACTGCCGCCTTATCCCATACAGCAGCAGCACGTCGATATTGCTCAATTGCTTTTTTTGAAATAAAACCAGCTTTTTTTAAACTACTATCATCTGCGTTTCCTGCGCTTTGCAATTGCAATACATGCCAATCATACAAACGCCTAAATGTATAGGTTAGCCCTGCAATAATTTGAATCGGTGATGAATCTTTGGAGAGTAATAATTTACGGTTGATATCTAAAGCAAGCTCAAGCTTTTTTTTTGTAAGCGCATCAAAGAGTGTAAAAGGGCTTTCTTCTTTATTATGCGAAAGCAACTCTTCAATATCGGCAGCGCTGATACGCGCTCCTTTTTTAAAAAAGAGCACTAAATGTGTGCACGTTGCTTTTAAAGCATCAGTATTATTTTCAACTAATTCTAGCAGTGTTGCAACCGCTTCATTTTCAATGGTAAAGCCTTCTTTGCTGAAAAAATTTTTAATCCACTCCTGTTTTTTGTTTTCAAATAATTCCCAGAATATTTTTTTTTGCGTAGGCGGAATTGCCGCTTCAATTTTTTTATCAATGCTTGTCTCATCTGAAAGCAAAATTAAAAAACTGTCGGTTGTATTTTCTGCGGACTTTATCCATGTAGTCAGTATTTCAATCTCTTCTTTTTTTTTGATTAATTCCGCCGAACGAAAAATGATAAAACGGACATCAGAAAAAAGAGAGCCGTTTTGCAAAAGACTGACCACATCATGTATGCGTGTGTCTATCGCATAAAAAGTCTGCACATCAATTACGCCTAACGTTGCCGCTCTTTCTTTTATTTTTTCTATCGCGGTGTTTTTTTCTCCTATTTCAGAACCTAAAAAAAGCCATACAGGCGCAGCCATAACTTCTCCTTCTTTATTTTTCTTCCCGCATTGTTTTAATGAGATTATGTATTGAGTCGCTAACTTCTGCACATAAAAAATTTTGTTTTGTAATATACAGTGCGGGATGCCCTTCCGCTAATGCGGAAACGGAGGCGATAAGGGTACTGTGATACTCATCGATAAAAATAATAATTTTATAATACACAAGGGAGGAAAATAAAATAATCGGTAAAATAAATAAAATGAGTATACGAATAGGTATACCCGCTATAATTTCTTTAATTGTTTCTGCACGAAGCACCTGTGTGTGGAGAGATTTAATCTGCTCTGCATTTTTAAAAAAGCTATCCGGCATGGTGGAAGTATACACTGCAAGATATTTTTTTCTTCCATACGAAATATATCGCACCGCCCGTATAACCGATTTTTCATCGGAAAGCGTTTTAATAGCTGTTTCTGTTTTAGCAAGCTTACACTCTTCTATGGACAAAAAAAGAGCGCTGTCACCTGAAGCTTTTAGCAACCGTAACAAATCATCTTTTATTTCAAACAGTTGATACGCAGCCGCCCCTCCATCAATTATTCGCATTTCTTTAAGATAGTTTTTATTTAATTGAAGAAAATGGCTGAGATTCAAACCGGTGAAATACCGATCACAAATTCTTTCCACTTCTGCAATTCTTTCTTTTGTGTATAAATTAAGAATCTCATTAGCCGCAAAAGCACTGTTTTCAAACTCGCTAGTAAAAAATTCATTTATCGGAGCCGTGATAAAAAAAGAAGCTATAAGCGTTACCAATACTGCTTGGAAAAAAGAAATAAAAAAAACAATGATAAAAAGTTTTGCACGTAATTTGCTTTTTTTCTTTTTTGCCGATGACATAAGCACAAAGAAAATAACAATGGCGGCAATTATCAGTATAAGAGGAGTAAGTACAAAAAAGAAAAGTAACCGCCCGCCGTGTGCGATACCTTCCGACAAAAAGAGTTTTGCACTTGCGGCAGCCGCAACGGAACAAGCAAGAATAACAAGAAATAAGAGAAAAACTAAAAAAGGTATATGAAAAAAATCTGTTTGAATTGCTTTACGTATTTCTTTCACTCTTCTTCAAATTTACCGGTAAATAAAAGTTCAATCGCAGCAACTGCCTCCGCCGCATCGTCTCCTTCGGCAGTTAGAATAAGCTCTGTATCATACCCAGCAGACATAGTGATAATTCCCATAATAGATTTTGCATTTATTTCCGCATTGTCTTTTTTAAACATGAGATTTGAAGAAAACTTGTTTGCCGTTTGCGCAATGAGCGCAGCAGGTCTCGCGTGGATTCCTGCCCTGTTTAATACTTTTAGTTTTTTAGTTATCATCGCTTACTCCTCTCGCTGTCAATTTTTCAGTATGTATCGTCTCCGCTATAATACGGACTTCGTTTGGCATCTGTTTCGATCCACTTCATAACATTTTGATTAAATTCTTTTGCGGAAAAATACCCCATGCTTTTTAAGCGCTCATTCATTGCCGCAGTTTCTAAAATGATAGGAATGTTTCTTCCGGGCTTTACCGGAATTTCTATAAGAGGAAGTTTTACCTCTAAGATCTCTGTTGTAAGCTCATCGGTTCCAAGTCGATCGTATACTTTTGATGAATTCCACTCTTCAAGTTTTACTACCAGTTGAATCTCTTTTTGTTCCCGTATGGAACCGACACCGTATAGCTGCGTTATATTAATAATACCGAGTCCGCGTATTTCCATATGATGTCCAATAATCCGATTTACACCACGTCCGATCAAACTGTTTCCGTTTAAGCAGGATATTTCCACTAAATCATCTGCAACAAGCCGATGCCCGCGCTCAATGAGCTCAAGGGCAGTTTCGCTTTTTCCCACACCTGAATCCCCCAAAAGCAAAATTCCTAAACCGTATACTTCCACTAATACTCCGTGTATGGAAATTTTTGGGGAAAAGATATTTGAAAGTACCCGCATTAAACGCAGCGAGAGGTCGCTTGAGGAAAGACTTGTTTGTAAAATGGGGCACCCTGAAGATTTAACAATAGCTAAAAATTTTTGCGGCGGTTGAATGGCATGGGTAAAAATACTGCAAGGCATGTTATACGTAAACATTTTTTCAATATTGCCATACTCATGCATTTCAAGTAATTTTTCCAGATATGCGCATTCTCCGCGTCCGAAAATTTGGATTCGCCGATGCGCAAAAGAATCAAAAAAGCCTGAAAGCGCAAGTCCCGGACGATTCAGATCGGGTATTGTAATATCCCGTTTAAGCCCGTCCTGCCCGCTGATGCAATGCAGATCAAGAGAATCATGTTCTTTTAAATTTAAATCTAATAAATCAAGTACTGTAAATACATCTTCCACCGTAAATCCCGCCAAGAAAAATTATATACAATTTTAAAAAAAGTGTCCATGCTACGAGTGCGGAGTTCAGGGTGTACGCATGAAGAATAAAAATTGTGCATAGGGTCTGTGAATAGTTTTGTGTTTGGGCCTTTTACCTGATTAGGTTAAAAGCAGTTTTCTTAGATTTGTATTAGAGTTCATTATCTCTGGTATTGGCTCTATTATTGCACATACAAATAAGAGCCGTCAATATTTATTTTATTTTATTTTTTTAAGCCTTGTGAAAAGGCAAGATTGTTATAACTTAGGCAAATGTGTTATTTTAGCCAATCTTGTCTTTTCTCAAGGTATTTTTTCTTAACTTATATCCTCCCTTCAAAGAAAATGCTCAACTGGGACTTAATTTTATCCCATCCTCTGATCCTTTGAGTCCATTTTTCTGATGCATCTATCATGGCTAAATAAAGGCTTTTCTGTAGGGCATAATCGCTTGGAAAGATGCTTTTATTCTTGGTTACCTTTCTTAGCTGTCTATTGAAGTTTTCCATGGAGTTTGTTGTATATATCAGGGTCCTCATTTCTTGTGGATATTTGAAGTATGTTGACAATTCTGCCCAGTTTCTTCTCCAGCTATCTACACATGTTGGATATTTGTTTCCCCATTTTTCTTCAAATTCGTCTAATTGTATTAGGGCTATTTCTTCGGTTGGAGCCTTGTATACGGTTTTTAAGTCGTTCATCAACTCTTTAATGTCTTTGTATGAGACGTATTTTGTTGAGGAGCGTATTTGATGTATTATGCACTTTTGTATTTCTGCTTTTGGATAGACTGCTTCTATCGCTTGTGTGAAGCCTGTGAGGTTATCTGTTGAGAATATTAGTACATCTTCTAATCCTCGATCTTTTAGCTGATTTAAGACCATTAGCCAGTATTTGCTAGATTCGTTTTCTCCTACCCACATGCCTAGTATTTCTTTGAAACCTTCTGATGTGTAGCCTAGGGCTATGTAGACAGCTTTTTTGACTATTATGCTATTTTCCCTTACGTTGTAGTGTATCGCGTCTAAGAAGACTATTGGATAAACTGACTCAAGTGGCCTGTTTTGCCATTCTTCGATACTTGGAAGTATCTTATTTGTTATTTTTGATACCATGGATTCTGACAGCCCAAATCCATAGATTTCTTTGATATGGTTTGAGATATCTCTTGTTGTCATCCCTTTTGCATACATTGATATTATCTGATTTTCTATGTTTGAGATGTCTTTTTGATATTTTTTAACTACCTGTGGTTCAAAAGTACCTTCTCTATCTCTGGGTATCTGTATTTCTATTTCGCCAGATGAAGATTTTACGGTCTTTTTGCTAGATCCATTCCTAGTATTAAGCCCTAAAGGTGTAGCACCATATTCATACTCTAAATGCTCGTCAAGCTCTGCTTTTAGCATTTGTTCAAGTGTGTCACCCAAAAGGTCCTTGATAGCGTCTTGGATGTCTTGAACAGAGTTAGGCTGATATTCTTCTATCAACATCTTTGCAATTTTTGTTCTGTTTGTTTCTGGTCTTTTTCTTGCCATAAAAATTCCTCCTGATTATGATTTTATTTTATCCTAATCAGGAGGCCTTTCATACACAAACTTTTACACAGTCTCGCTTAGCATTTTTAAAAAAATGCTAAGCCGTCCTCCGTCCGCCTAACGCAATTTTCTGTATATTCGAATAATTTTTACTCCCTCCATGCTGGTATTTTTTTCATGCGTACGCCTTGTTTGCGGAGCTTACACCTATGATAAGGAAGCGCTGCTTTTCGATTTGGCTGCATTCATTAATCAGTTAGGCAGTTAGATTATGAGGCGGGGGCAGGTTTCGATGAATTTTTTATTTGCTGAGTGTAATTGAAACCTTACTGATTGCGGTTTGCCGTGCATCTGCCAGGAAAGTATGCATAGCGGCTCAGAGTCGGGAATGAG contains these protein-coding regions:
- the ftsH gene encoding ATP-dependent zinc metalloprotease FtsH, with amino-acid sequence MSENDKKNRNEDPNDPFNFFNRGQDTNSPNDKEPKHKKPLWLIIAGVFIALLFINQYLLTRTDNAIPFSEFKDRIESGEIVRVRMGPSYFYGYTKSKENTNTNPSFYSLFNSTDDAAYQTVGVLSDGFLKLLDDRRVIYSIKPQERNYLFDILQYLFPILILVLIWRFFFKRMTSGMNGLGGSIFSAGQARSAAVEEGKVTTRFSDVAGVDEAKEELMEVVDFLKYPKKYTEIGGKIPRGVLLVGPPGTGKTLLARAVAGEAGVPFFRISGSDFVEMFVGVGASRVRDLFKQAREKAPCIIFIDELDAIGKSRINSINSNDEREQTLNQLLVEMDGFDNTTGLILLAATNRPDVLDPALLRPGRFDRQVVVDRPDVKGREAILKIHAKNVKLSPDVDLKAVARITSGYSGADLANVINEAALLAVRSGRKVVINTDLDEAVEKAMIGLQKKSRVIREEERRVIAYHETGHALVSTFTDGADQVHKITIIPRGTSTLGYTFHIPEDDKHIVTQKQLLAEVDVLLGGRAAEDVTFNEISTGAGNDISRASDIIRGMITDYGMSDKFKNVALTKRGSGYGAGDPQLVREYSESTQQYVDEEVARVMEERYQRVTNLLTEKKDLLTYIAERLLEKETIEFDEYNEIIKAEGNLSSLNGNGKEEAETPLVQADEKPQNDASEI
- the holA gene encoding DNA polymerase III subunit delta; this translates as MAAPVWLFLGSEIGEKNTAIEKIKERAATLGVIDVQTFYAIDTRIHDVVSLLQNGSLFSDVRFIIFRSAELIKKKEEIEILTTWIKSAENTTDSFLILLSDETSIDKKIEAAIPPTQKKIFWELFENKKQEWIKNFFSKEGFTIENEAVATLLELVENNTDALKATCTHLVLFFKKGARISAADIEELLSHNKEESPFTLFDALTKKKLELALDINRKLLLSKDSSPIQIIAGLTYTFRRLYDWHVLQLQSAGNADDSSLKKAGFISKKAIEQYRRAAAVWDKAAVLKIIALLNKTDFEIRSSGTVLQTALMEICLYTILVRGGNTPGQYQPY
- a CDS encoding HPr family phosphocarrier protein, with protein sequence MITKKLKVLNRAGIHARPAALIAQTANKFSSNLMFKKDNAEINAKSIMGIITMSAGYDTELILTAEGDDAAEAVAAIELLFTGKFEEE
- the hprK gene encoding HPr(Ser) kinase/phosphatase, translated to MEDVFTVLDLLDLNLKEHDSLDLHCISGQDGLKRDITIPDLNRPGLALSGFFDSFAHRRIQIFGRGECAYLEKLLEMHEYGNIEKMFTYNMPCSIFTHAIQPPQKFLAIVKSSGCPILQTSLSSSDLSLRLMRVLSNIFSPKISIHGVLVEVYGLGILLLGDSGVGKSETALELIERGHRLVADDLVEISCLNGNSLIGRGVNRIIGHHMEIRGLGIINITQLYGVGSIREQKEIQLVVKLEEWNSSKVYDRLGTDELTTEILEVKLPLIEIPVKPGRNIPIILETAAMNERLKSMGYFSAKEFNQNVMKWIETDAKRSPYYSGDDTY
- a CDS encoding IS256 family transposase, giving the protein MARKRPETNRTKIAKMLIEEYQPNSVQDIQDAIKDLLGDTLEQMLKAELDEHLEYEYGATPLGLNTRNGSSKKTVKSSSGEIEIQIPRDREGTFEPQVVKKYQKDISNIENQIISMYAKGMTTRDISNHIKEIYGFGLSESMVSKITNKILPSIEEWQNRPLESVYPIVFLDAIHYNVRENSIIVKKAVYIALGYTSEGFKEILGMWVGENESSKYWLMVLNQLKDRGLEDVLIFSTDNLTGFTQAIEAVYPKAEIQKCIIHQIRSSTKYVSYKDIKELMNDLKTVYKAPTEEIALIQLDEFEEKWGNKYPTCVDSWRRNWAELSTYFKYPQEMRTLIYTTNSMENFNRQLRKVTKNKSIFPSDYALQKSLYLAMIDASEKWTQRIRGWDKIKSQLSIFFEGRI